A genomic window from Chlamydiales bacterium includes:
- the cysS gene encoding cysteine--tRNA ligase, with the protein MQSSFYEIPLKFYNTETRKKEEFSPIIPGKVSMYTCGPTVYDFAHIGNFRTYVFEDVLVRTLRFFGLEVRQIMNLTDVDDKTIRGAIAKNITLDEYTKPFKEAFFEDIKTLGITPAEAYPAATDYINEMIRMIEKLLEKKVAYIGLDGSVYYAIKEFSGYGKLSHLCLDELQVGASNRIATDEYEKETVADFVLWKKYDPTRDGEVFWQSPFGPGRPGWHLECSAMAISLLDETIDIHVGAVDNIFPHHENEIAQSEACTGHAFVKLWMHSEHLLVDHKKMSKSLGNFYTLRDLLKKGYSSTQIRYLLLQTHYRIQLNFTFAGLDAAKGSLQRLHDFIGRLKELESQEKHVDVDIQVLINKTLNAFAKALADDLNMAQALAALFDFVRDVNVFCDRNQVSKKEALLILEMLKQCDTVLGVIFVQDAQEEIPEDIKELLFKRENARKAKEWSLSDTLRKEIHDRGYIIEDTQGTARLKRVTR; encoded by the coding sequence ATGCAAAGTAGTTTTTATGAAATTCCATTGAAGTTTTACAACACAGAAACAAGAAAAAAAGAAGAATTTTCTCCCATTATTCCAGGAAAAGTTTCGATGTATACATGTGGGCCTACTGTGTACGATTTTGCTCATATTGGAAATTTTAGGACTTATGTTTTTGAAGATGTTCTGGTTCGTACGTTGAGGTTTTTTGGTTTAGAAGTGCGCCAAATTATGAATCTTACAGATGTTGACGACAAAACCATAAGAGGGGCTATCGCAAAAAATATTACACTAGATGAATATACAAAGCCTTTTAAAGAAGCTTTTTTTGAAGATATTAAGACACTTGGCATTACTCCTGCAGAGGCTTATCCGGCAGCTACAGATTATATCAATGAAATGATTCGAATGATTGAAAAGCTTTTAGAAAAAAAAGTGGCCTACATTGGCTTGGATGGAAGTGTTTATTATGCTATTAAAGAATTTTCAGGATATGGAAAGCTTTCACACTTATGTTTAGATGAATTGCAAGTGGGTGCATCCAATCGAATTGCGACAGATGAGTATGAAAAAGAAACTGTTGCAGACTTTGTTCTTTGGAAAAAATATGACCCAACACGTGATGGAGAAGTGTTTTGGCAAAGTCCTTTTGGCCCTGGAAGGCCTGGGTGGCATTTAGAGTGCTCTGCCATGGCAATTTCTCTTCTTGATGAAACAATTGATATCCATGTGGGAGCCGTAGACAATATCTTCCCTCATCATGAAAATGAGATAGCACAGTCTGAGGCATGTACAGGACATGCTTTTGTGAAGCTATGGATGCATTCAGAGCATCTTCTAGTCGATCATAAAAAGATGTCTAAGAGTCTTGGAAATTTTTATACTTTAAGAGACCTTTTAAAAAAGGGTTATAGTAGCACTCAGATACGTTATTTATTGCTTCAGACTCATTATCGCATACAGCTTAACTTTACTTTTGCAGGTCTTGATGCAGCAAAAGGCTCACTGCAACGTTTACATGACTTTATAGGCAGACTGAAAGAACTTGAATCTCAAGAAAAGCACGTAGATGTAGATATTCAGGTATTGATCAATAAAACATTAAATGCCTTTGCAAAGGCATTGGCTGATGACTTAAATATGGCGCAAGCTCTTGCTGCTCTCTTTGATTTTGTAAGAGATGTAAATGTATTTTGTGATCGCAACCAAGTTTCAAAAAAAGAGGCCTTATTGATTCTTGAAATGTTAAAGCAATGCGATACGGTTTTAGGAGTTATTTTTGTGCAAGATGCTCAAGAGGAAATCCCAGAAGATATCAAAGAACTTTTATTTAAAAGAGAAAATGCAAGGAAAGCAAAAGAGTGGTCTCTATCAGATACTTTAAGAAAGGAAATCCATGATAGAGGTTACATAATTGAAGATACGCAAGGTACAGCAAGGTTGAAGAGGGTGACTAGATGA
- a CDS encoding UbiA-like polyprenyltransferase: MSWKAFKKLVMIEQTLFGLPWALIGALLPFANASFRNHFDFGNWSIWFWIFVAFSAARTSGMSFNRLIDSEMDALNPRTKGRSLPSGEVTKLQVGCVAWISLVLFIFSCAMLNTWCLLFSLIISMLLWLYSYTKRYTFFCHFVLGLIEFFAPFLGWVAVTGSYGFSTHENAFFGWTPLFLGSSILFWISGMDIVYATQDIDFDREHSVNSIPARFGILNSLRIARMLHCASVVFFVLAGIAASVTFLYYIGLMIVVCLFIYQHVIVQPNNLKRLHRAFFTCNSLIAVTQFVFTLGAILWIE, encoded by the coding sequence ATGAGTTGGAAAGCTTTTAAAAAGCTCGTTATGATAGAGCAAACTCTGTTTGGGCTTCCTTGGGCATTAATTGGCGCTTTGTTGCCCTTTGCAAATGCCTCTTTTAGAAATCATTTTGATTTTGGAAATTGGAGCATTTGGTTTTGGATTTTTGTAGCATTTAGTGCTGCAAGAACTTCTGGTATGTCGTTTAATCGTTTAATTGATTCTGAAATGGACGCGCTCAATCCTCGTACAAAAGGGCGCTCTTTGCCATCCGGAGAGGTTACAAAGCTGCAAGTTGGTTGTGTTGCCTGGATAAGCTTGGTATTATTTATCTTTTCTTGCGCTATGTTAAATACATGGTGTTTACTTTTTTCATTAATTATTTCCATGTTACTTTGGCTTTATTCTTATACTAAGCGCTATACCTTTTTTTGCCATTTTGTGCTTGGTTTAATCGAGTTTTTTGCACCTTTTCTTGGTTGGGTGGCAGTTACAGGCTCTTATGGTTTTAGTACCCATGAAAATGCCTTTTTTGGGTGGACGCCTCTTTTTCTTGGAAGTTCTATATTGTTTTGGATAAGTGGTATGGATATTGTTTATGCTACTCAGGACATAGATTTTGATAGAGAGCATTCTGTAAACAGTATCCCTGCGCGCTTTGGAATACTTAATTCACTTCGAATAGCTCGTATGTTACATTGTGCATCTGTTGTGTTTTTTGTTTTAGCAGGTATAGCTGCATCGGTTACATTTCTATATTATATAGGCCTTATGATTGTGGTTTGTCTGTTTATTTATCAGCATGTAATTGTACAACCAAATAATCTAAAACGATTGCATAGAGCTTTTTTTACATGTAACAGTTTAATTGCAGTTACCCAGTTTGTATTTACATTGGGAGCTATTTTGTGGATCGAATAG
- a CDS encoding glycerophosphodiester phosphodiesterase family protein, with protein sequence MNTPLLIAHRGASKEAPENTLVSIQKALSLGSDLIECDIHCSKDLIPVVIHDSTIKRTTNAKKQAQVSSLSLKELKMLDAGSWFSSDFKDERIPTLEEVLELTTKLIIEVKISKPNDFLILNPLLSLLKKHPGSLVGSFSHEFLQEVKKTDPNICLVGIADTIPSLKKHLSLGIKIISLKESLVTEKLVHSLKQSDIILFTWTVDDKSRFSTLASYGVDGIITNNPKLRLCLR encoded by the coding sequence ATGAATACTCCCTTGCTAATCGCTCACAGAGGAGCATCTAAAGAAGCTCCAGAAAACACACTTGTAAGTATTCAAAAAGCGCTTTCTTTAGGATCAGATCTTATCGAATGTGATATACATTGCTCTAAAGATTTAATACCTGTTGTCATCCATGATTCTACAATAAAACGCACAACAAATGCAAAAAAACAAGCTCAGGTCTCCTCCTTATCCCTTAAAGAGCTTAAAATGTTAGATGCTGGCTCCTGGTTCTCTTCAGACTTCAAAGATGAAAGAATTCCTACTCTAGAAGAGGTCTTAGAACTTACAACTAAACTTATCATTGAGGTGAAAATTTCAAAACCCAATGATTTTTTAATCCTAAATCCTCTTTTATCTTTATTAAAAAAACACCCAGGATCACTTGTAGGAAGCTTTTCTCATGAATTTTTACAAGAAGTAAAAAAAACAGACCCAAACATATGCTTAGTTGGTATTGCAGATACAATCCCTTCTTTAAAAAAGCATCTATCTCTTGGTATTAAGATCATTTCTTTAAAAGAAAGCCTCGTTACAGAAAAGCTTGTGCATTCACTAAAACAATCAGACATCATACTCTTTACCTGGACTGTAGATGATAAATCTCGTTTTTCTACCCTTGCAAGCTACGGTGTTGATGGAATTATTACTAATAACCCAAAGCTCAGACTATGCTTAAGATAG
- a CDS encoding UbiX family flavin prenyltransferase, translating to MDRIVIGVSGASGIILAYKAVQAVVRAGYFVDLVISKAAFMTARQEMGQGFGSSAGFIESFDDDIQKNLTVHSINNFGASIASGSYKVRGMLVIPCSMATLAAIAIGLSDNLLRRAADVSLKERRPLVIVPREAPLSSIHLEHMLTLSRMGAVIIPPVPAWYNLPKTLDDVENFVVGKTLDGLGIKHDLYPVWTGY from the coding sequence GTGGATCGAATAGTGATTGGAGTAAGTGGTGCATCTGGTATTATATTAGCATATAAAGCAGTTCAAGCGGTTGTAAGAGCTGGTTATTTTGTAGATCTTGTCATTTCAAAAGCAGCTTTTATGACGGCAAGGCAAGAGATGGGTCAAGGGTTTGGTTCGAGTGCTGGGTTTATTGAAAGCTTTGATGATGATATACAAAAAAACCTTACTGTGCATTCTATTAATAATTTTGGAGCGTCCATTGCAAGTGGTTCTTATAAAGTAAGAGGTATGCTTGTAATTCCTTGTAGTATGGCAACTCTTGCAGCCATTGCTATTGGACTTTCGGATAATCTTTTAAGAAGGGCTGCCGATGTTTCTCTAAAAGAAAGAAGGCCTCTTGTAATTGTTCCAAGAGAGGCACCCTTATCTTCTATTCATTTAGAGCATATGCTTACACTTTCTCGTATGGGGGCAGTAATTATTCCGCCTGTTCCTGCTTGGTATAATCTTCCTAAGACGTTAGATGATGTAGAAAATTTTGTTGTAGGAAAAACTCTTGATGGGTTGGGTATAAAGCACGATTTATATCCAGTTTGGACTGGTTATTAA
- a CDS encoding YitT family protein, with product MKSHQSLPRSWIFYVFNFFWLALGAFLAAVAVKVFLAPNNLIDGGIVGASMIGAYLFGPKYLSFLYIALNLPFLYLAYKLIGKTFVIQMCLAVLMFAGFAFLLEDVTPFHGESLEIIFLAGVALGAGSGLVIRKGASLDGTEILAIIINRKRGFTVGQVILFINIFIFAAAGIIYQDWHTALQSLMIYIVASKVMDTVIVGFEETKSVIVVSAESKKIADAVMSELGIGLTILYGKRGYSQSEQEILYIIVERLQLAELKEIVHREDLSAFIAVENLHEVINGRINVSHKTKLLRKRLKHEALKS from the coding sequence ATGAAATCACATCAGTCATTGCCTCGTTCTTGGATTTTTTATGTTTTTAATTTCTTTTGGCTAGCGCTAGGGGCCTTCCTTGCGGCTGTCGCTGTTAAAGTCTTTTTAGCTCCCAACAACTTAATTGACGGCGGCATAGTAGGTGCCTCTATGATTGGAGCCTATCTATTTGGACCAAAATACCTTTCTTTTTTATATATTGCGCTCAATCTACCTTTCCTTTATCTGGCCTACAAGTTAATTGGAAAGACCTTTGTGATTCAGATGTGCCTTGCAGTTCTTATGTTTGCAGGATTTGCTTTCCTTCTAGAAGATGTCACTCCCTTTCATGGCGAAAGCTTAGAAATCATCTTCCTTGCAGGTGTTGCCCTAGGGGCAGGTAGCGGCCTTGTCATACGCAAGGGAGCCTCATTAGATGGCACAGAAATTCTTGCTATCATCATAAACAGGAAAAGAGGCTTTACTGTCGGTCAAGTCATCTTGTTTATCAACATATTCATATTTGCAGCAGCCGGAATTATCTATCAAGATTGGCATACCGCATTACAGTCCTTAATGATTTATATTGTAGCAAGCAAGGTCATGGATACCGTCATAGTTGGTTTTGAAGAAACAAAATCTGTAATCGTTGTTTCTGCTGAATCAAAGAAAATTGCAGATGCTGTGATGAGCGAACTTGGGATTGGTCTTACAATACTTTATGGGAAGCGTGGTTATTCTCAAAGCGAACAAGAGATTCTCTACATCATTGTAGAGCGCTTGCAACTTGCAGAATTAAAAGAAATTGTCCATAGAGAAGATCTCTCAGCATTTATCGCCGTTGAGAACTTGCACGAGGTAATCAATGGAAGGATCAATGTTTCTCACAAAACTAAGCTCCTAAGAAAACGCCTAAAGCATGAAGCGCTAAAAAGTTAA
- a CDS encoding AMP-binding protein, which produces MGKIRAEFWRIFTKIALLLRYKVEVRGMEALRGMSCQERKSIIFLPNHTSELDPAILLTLLNKDFLLTPLVANNMFQVPIIGPILRQIGCLEIPNSDFGGNEYTSLLAKRAIKEITHRLNEGSNLLIYPSGKLKNSGLEDIGGASGVHQILAEALGVKVFLIRTSGLWGSSFSKALTGSSPDLGKTLLSSLKKILKNGIFFLPKRKVLVEIVPAPIDFPRRGSKMELNAYLERWYNAPFDEKGEPLYLVQDYFWSQKAPKIEIKKDKNERTLKDISKSIQEGIINEISRICKRPASGITAGLDLSKDLGMDSLDVIELITFLDDVYSVKNVHPADLVCVLDAMWMASSIDTQEPMDNDLQGVVWPDEKKRVLPEFAIGNTLQEVFLRSIEGREKDYAVADDVSGPLTYFQVKVAAILLALEIKKLPGEEVGILMPATTAGILLVFATLLAKKTPVMLNWTIGAKNLKEIVNASKIEVILTSHKFLTQAKMMDVEGIDHLFISLEHMRKRFTFTKKIMAWLLAKKKTQSLLREFSIDSSIENKPAVLLFTSGTESTPKGVPLTHQNILSNQRSAFSCIASMMSTQDVFYSFLPPFHSFGFVVTGILPFFVGLRVAFMPDPTDSLRLAKGMYRYLASVVCSAPTFLNALLKKATKKELATLKLMVTGAEKAPQSLFDAVKKMDHCVLLLEGYGITECSPILTLTRPDKQDLGVGTPLLGTELLIVDLNTHAPLSVQKEGLILARGPGIFNGYWQKSLPSPFVEVDGKKWYVTGDLGYLTENGSLILSGRLKRFVKMGGEMVNLLSIEETLLHALQDKFVSSSEESVPLALCAKEQEDLRAELVLFVTFPILVNEVNEILRKAQFSSLIKISQIKQIGTMPLLGTGKVNYRELQKGLA; this is translated from the coding sequence ATGGGAAAAATTAGGGCTGAGTTTTGGCGCATTTTTACAAAGATAGCCTTGCTACTTCGCTATAAAGTAGAAGTTAGAGGAATGGAAGCTCTTCGAGGTATGAGCTGTCAAGAGAGAAAAAGCATTATTTTTTTACCTAACCATACATCTGAATTGGACCCTGCGATTTTACTGACACTTTTGAATAAAGATTTTTTACTAACGCCTCTTGTAGCCAATAATATGTTTCAGGTACCTATAATAGGACCCATTTTACGACAAATTGGATGCTTGGAGATACCTAATTCAGATTTTGGTGGTAATGAGTATACTTCCTTGCTTGCAAAAAGGGCGATTAAAGAGATTACGCATCGCTTGAATGAGGGAAGTAATTTGCTTATCTATCCTTCTGGAAAACTCAAAAATAGTGGCCTAGAAGATATTGGAGGGGCATCAGGTGTGCATCAGATCTTGGCAGAGGCTTTGGGTGTAAAAGTTTTTTTGATTCGAACAAGTGGTCTTTGGGGTAGTTCATTCTCCAAAGCTTTGACAGGATCATCTCCAGACCTTGGAAAAACTCTTCTTAGTAGTTTGAAGAAGATTTTAAAAAATGGAATATTTTTTCTTCCCAAGAGAAAAGTGCTTGTAGAAATAGTTCCTGCTCCTATTGATTTTCCAAGAAGAGGATCTAAGATGGAGCTCAATGCCTATTTAGAGAGGTGGTATAATGCGCCTTTTGATGAGAAAGGAGAGCCTCTTTATTTAGTACAAGACTATTTTTGGTCACAAAAAGCGCCAAAAATAGAAATTAAAAAAGATAAGAATGAGCGCACGTTAAAGGATATTTCAAAGTCTATACAAGAGGGTATCATTAATGAAATCTCTCGAATTTGTAAAAGGCCTGCATCTGGTATAACAGCAGGTCTTGATCTTTCAAAGGATCTTGGAATGGATTCATTAGATGTCATTGAATTAATCACTTTTTTAGATGATGTTTATTCTGTAAAGAATGTGCATCCGGCAGATTTAGTGTGCGTTTTAGATGCTATGTGGATGGCTTCTAGTATAGATACTCAAGAGCCAATGGATAATGATTTACAAGGTGTTGTATGGCCAGATGAAAAGAAAAGGGTTTTACCTGAATTTGCTATTGGAAATACGTTGCAAGAGGTGTTTTTGCGCTCAATTGAGGGAAGAGAAAAGGATTATGCTGTTGCAGATGATGTCAGTGGCCCTCTTACATATTTCCAAGTAAAAGTTGCTGCTATTCTTTTGGCATTAGAAATTAAAAAACTTCCAGGCGAAGAGGTTGGAATTTTGATGCCGGCAACAACTGCTGGTATATTGCTTGTCTTTGCAACGCTTTTGGCAAAAAAAACTCCTGTCATGCTGAATTGGACTATAGGAGCTAAAAATTTAAAAGAGATTGTAAATGCTTCTAAAATAGAAGTCATTTTGACTTCTCACAAGTTTTTGACTCAAGCAAAAATGATGGATGTCGAGGGGATAGATCATCTTTTTATTTCATTAGAGCATATGCGTAAACGGTTTACTTTTACAAAAAAGATAATGGCTTGGCTTTTGGCAAAGAAAAAAACACAATCGCTTCTTCGAGAGTTTAGTATTGATTCATCTATTGAAAATAAGCCAGCAGTTCTTTTGTTTACAAGTGGCACAGAAAGTACTCCTAAGGGAGTTCCTCTTACGCATCAAAACATTTTAAGCAACCAGAGGTCTGCGTTTTCTTGTATTGCCTCAATGATGAGCACGCAAGATGTATTTTATAGTTTTTTGCCGCCTTTTCACTCTTTTGGGTTTGTAGTGACTGGTATATTGCCTTTTTTTGTGGGTTTGCGCGTTGCATTTATGCCAGATCCTACAGATTCTCTTCGTCTGGCAAAGGGTATGTATCGCTATCTTGCAAGTGTTGTATGTTCAGCACCTACATTTTTAAATGCATTGTTGAAGAAGGCAACAAAAAAGGAGCTTGCAACGCTTAAGTTGATGGTAACGGGCGCTGAAAAGGCCCCGCAGTCCTTATTTGATGCTGTAAAAAAAATGGATCATTGCGTTTTGTTGTTGGAAGGTTATGGAATTACAGAGTGCTCCCCCATTTTAACACTTACTCGCCCAGACAAGCAAGACTTGGGTGTTGGAACTCCTCTTTTAGGAACAGAGCTATTGATTGTAGATCTAAATACGCATGCTCCATTGAGTGTACAAAAAGAGGGACTTATTCTTGCAAGAGGGCCTGGTATTTTTAATGGTTATTGGCAAAAAAGTTTACCTTCTCCCTTTGTAGAAGTAGATGGAAAAAAATGGTATGTAACAGGGGATTTGGGGTATTTGACAGAAAATGGCTCTCTTATTTTATCTGGCAGATTAAAGCGCTTTGTTAAAATGGGAGGGGAGATGGTGAATCTTTTGAGTATAGAAGAGACTTTGTTGCATGCTTTGCAAGACAAATTTGTGAGCTCTTCAGAAGAGTCTGTACCTCTTGCACTTTGTGCAAAAGAGCAGGAGGATTTGAGAGCTGAACTTGTTCTCTTTGTAACTTTTCCCATCCTTGTTAATGAAGTAAATGAAATTTTACGAAAGGCTCAGTTTTCTTCTCTCATTAAAATTAGTCAAATAAAGCAAATTGGCACAATGCCTTTACTTGGTACTGGAAAAGTTAACTATCGAGAGCTACAAAAAGGGCTGGCGTAG
- a CDS encoding rhodanese-like domain-containing protein produces MNTNIHTIEPNTLKGWLDAKKALLIDVREASEYNAEHIPGSIHLPLSTFNPNDIVNKENKMIIFQCRLGRRSLDAATKFSSSTNQETYSLLGGIVAWKESGFSTTSSQDTL; encoded by the coding sequence ATGAACACAAATATACATACCATCGAACCAAACACTCTCAAAGGGTGGCTAGATGCCAAAAAAGCACTTCTTATTGACGTACGAGAAGCAAGCGAATACAATGCAGAACATATTCCAGGAAGTATTCACCTACCTCTTTCCACCTTTAATCCAAACGATATTGTCAATAAAGAGAATAAAATGATTATATTTCAATGCAGACTTGGTAGACGCTCTTTAGATGCTGCTACAAAATTTTCTTCTTCTACAAATCAAGAAACCTACTCTCTCCTTGGAGGCATTGTTGCATGGAAAGAATCAGGATTTTCAACAACCTCTTCACAAGATACTCTATGA